A section of the Paenibacillus yonginensis genome encodes:
- a CDS encoding polysaccharide deacetylase family protein — protein sequence MLMLILRSPRQRKPERAYIYEVLLGEFLGLPYRVEYEDRSSIEITVQEDRGRGSGHGGGEAGDVTLLSRRLSAQGAWNDGGEVNGSVNGSVLELADVLFQMPEGDWLTPRSLPRLPLVHWDAGRAAGLGLELPSGLLNTRGIPVLYGLGPNAAFSSSDKEGQRSRPSRLYLERTPKGLWCGIDLFGGSFFMLTRYEELADPSGRDRHDRATAAGSIAARAGFLNRPIVNEYAELLWAGLCCLWPGLQRRKRRLRLTVSHDVDVPYLALRRSGGSLLKESLADLLRRRSLEPALRKARTLLHRAGDYRADPFNRFAWLMSLSEMAGVQSSFYFITEETAPGLDGNYTMADPEIRGLLREIHLRGHRIGLHPGYQTYLHPERITRQFGLLREAAEAVGIRQDVWGGRQHYLRWRAPDTWQHWEAAGLDYDSTLSYADQAGFRCGTCYEYPVFNLRTRQMLRLRERPLIVMDQSILHPDYMGLYGKAAVQAMRHYFEQCAAYAGEFTLLWHNSQLVRRADRRLYRDCLSWFQQGAESPGSPNSPDSPDSSRSSDSTESKRRAYAHRFKDTEEIQHNQDDKSNSDSLAVPIGFAGRRSRR from the coding sequence ATGCTGATGCTGATCCTGCGTTCCCCCCGGCAGCGTAAGCCGGAGAGAGCATATATCTATGAGGTGCTGCTGGGCGAGTTCCTCGGCCTGCCTTACAGGGTGGAGTACGAAGACCGCAGCAGCATTGAAATCACGGTTCAGGAGGACCGTGGGAGGGGCAGTGGGCACGGAGGCGGAGAAGCCGGTGACGTCACGTTGTTGTCTCGTAGGCTGTCGGCACAGGGCGCCTGGAATGATGGAGGGGAAGTGAACGGGAGCGTAAACGGAAGTGTGCTGGAGCTGGCCGACGTGCTGTTTCAAATGCCGGAGGGAGACTGGCTGACCCCGCGTTCGCTGCCGCGGCTTCCGCTGGTTCACTGGGATGCCGGCCGGGCGGCCGGACTGGGACTCGAACTTCCCTCCGGTCTGCTGAACACGCGGGGAATTCCCGTTCTGTACGGATTGGGGCCAAACGCGGCGTTCAGCTCTAGCGATAAGGAGGGGCAGCGCTCCCGCCCAAGCCGCTTATATCTGGAGCGTACACCCAAGGGGCTGTGGTGCGGGATCGATTTGTTCGGGGGCAGCTTCTTTATGCTGACGAGATACGAGGAGCTGGCCGATCCTTCGGGCCGCGACCGGCATGACCGGGCGACTGCGGCCGGTTCCATAGCGGCGAGAGCCGGATTCTTGAACCGGCCGATCGTAAATGAATACGCCGAGCTGCTGTGGGCGGGGCTCTGCTGCCTCTGGCCCGGCCTGCAGCGCCGGAAGCGCCGGCTGAGGCTTACGGTCAGCCATGACGTGGATGTCCCTTATCTCGCGCTGCGCCGCAGCGGAGGAAGCCTGCTGAAAGAAAGCCTGGCCGATTTGCTCCGGCGCAGGAGCCTGGAGCCGGCCTTGCGTAAGGCCCGGACGCTGCTGCACCGCGCCGGCGATTATAGGGCAGACCCGTTTAATCGCTTTGCCTGGCTGATGTCGCTGAGCGAAATGGCGGGTGTCCAGAGTTCTTTCTACTTCATTACAGAAGAGACGGCTCCCGGGCTTGACGGCAATTACACGATGGCAGACCCGGAAATCCGTGGTCTGCTGCGGGAAATTCACCTTCGGGGCCACCGGATCGGGCTGCATCCGGGGTATCAAACCTACTTGCATCCAGAGCGGATTACCCGGCAGTTCGGTCTTCTTCGCGAGGCGGCCGAAGCTGTGGGCATCCGTCAGGACGTATGGGGCGGGCGCCAGCATTACCTGCGCTGGAGAGCGCCGGACACCTGGCAGCACTGGGAAGCAGCGGGGCTCGATTATGACAGCACCTTGAGTTATGCGGACCAGGCGGGTTTCCGCTGCGGCACCTGCTACGAATACCCCGTGTTTAATCTCCGTACCCGGCAGATGCTCCGTCTCCGGGAGCGCCCTTTAATCGTGATGGACCAATCGATTCTGCATCCCGATTACATGGGACTTTACGGAAAAGCGGCTGTTCAAGCCATGCGTCATTATTTTGAACAGTGTGCGGCTTACGCAGGGGAATTTACCTTGCTGTGGCACAACAGTCAGCTGGTGCGGCGGGCTGACCGGCGGCTGTACCGGGACTGCCTGAGCTGGTTTCAACAAGGCGCCGAGAGTCCCGGGAGCCCCAACAGCCCCGACAGTCCGGACAGTTCCAGGAGCTCCGATAGCACGGAGAGTAAGCGGCGGGCTTATGCCCATCGGTTCAAAGATACCGAAGAGATTCAGCATAACCAAGACGATAAGTCTAATTCGGACAGCCTGGCGGTTCCGATCGGATTTGCCGGCAGGAGATCGAGGAGGTGA
- a CDS encoding glycosyltransferase family 4 protein, which yields MRIAYLIHWNEGAESGVLKKVMHQVTEWRQQGHQPALFLFTCRPNEDWSRACAEAGIELTVQVYKGYSGRMADFGLLAKKVRRWQPEVLYHRFDLYYLALPGLLRAVPSVLEINTNDMAELRMEQGFRYYYHSFTRGKVLSAADGHVYVSRELSESEHYRPFAKPSMVIGNGIQLEAAGDGPVAGERDNKEAAEQEEDAVSPRAPRLVFMGSAGQSWHGLDHIAELASLKPDWRFDLIGVEAGELEGLRIYGADDSQSSAGLGSKSQDFVKAGERPKVRVASRTGSTSGVAETGAGATEESSQRPSALAGEPASGDPAKGKGAGTELPQNLFFHGKMTRSAYQPLLDQADIAVGTLALYRKHMTEASPLKVREYLANGLPVIMAYEDTDFPAEVPFLLKLPAEPDLIRRHLGKIEQFVEAWKGRRIGREQVSHLDTRFKEAVRLRFMEHIAALRTGGNGSGP from the coding sequence GTGAGAATTGCTTATTTGATTCATTGGAATGAAGGGGCCGAAAGCGGAGTGCTGAAAAAGGTCATGCACCAGGTCACCGAATGGCGGCAGCAGGGGCATCAGCCTGCGCTGTTCCTGTTTACCTGCCGGCCCAACGAGGACTGGAGCCGCGCGTGTGCGGAAGCCGGGATTGAACTGACGGTTCAGGTCTATAAAGGGTACTCAGGCCGTATGGCCGACTTCGGCTTGCTTGCCAAAAAGGTTCGGAGATGGCAGCCGGAAGTGCTGTACCATCGTTTCGACTTGTATTATCTCGCCCTTCCGGGTCTGCTGCGGGCCGTTCCTTCGGTGCTGGAGATCAACACCAATGATATGGCCGAGCTGCGGATGGAGCAGGGGTTCCGTTATTATTACCATTCCTTTACGAGAGGAAAAGTTCTGTCCGCTGCGGACGGCCACGTCTATGTGAGCCGCGAGCTGTCTGAAAGCGAGCATTACCGCCCGTTTGCGAAGCCCTCCATGGTGATCGGCAACGGGATTCAGCTGGAAGCGGCTGGTGATGGTCCCGTAGCCGGCGAACGAGACAACAAAGAGGCTGCCGAGCAGGAGGAAGACGCAGTCAGCCCCCGGGCTCCCCGGCTGGTCTTCATGGGGTCGGCGGGTCAGTCCTGGCATGGACTTGATCATATCGCCGAATTGGCTTCGCTCAAACCGGATTGGAGGTTTGACCTGATCGGCGTGGAAGCCGGTGAGCTCGAAGGACTCCGGATCTATGGGGCTGATGACTCGCAGAGTTCAGCGGGACTCGGTTCCAAGTCCCAGGATTTCGTTAAGGCAGGTGAGCGGCCGAAGGTCCGGGTTGCTTCCAGGACAGGCAGTACATCAGGGGTTGCGGAGACTGGAGCTGGGGCCACGGAGGAGTCCAGTCAACGCCCATCAGCGTTAGCGGGAGAACCAGCTTCCGGAGATCCGGCAAAGGGGAAGGGGGCGGGCACAGAACTTCCGCAGAACCTTTTTTTCCACGGTAAAATGACCCGCAGCGCCTATCAGCCCCTGCTTGATCAAGCGGATATCGCCGTAGGTACGCTGGCTTTGTACCGCAAGCATATGACGGAAGCGTCCCCTTTGAAGGTCCGGGAGTATTTGGCCAACGGGCTGCCGGTAATCATGGCCTATGAGGATACCGACTTTCCGGCAGAGGTTCCATTTCTATTAAAGCTCCCGGCCGAACCCGATCTAATACGCAGGCATTTAGGCAAGATCGAGCAGTTCGTGGAGGCGTGGAAGGGCCGGAGAATCGGCAGGGAACAGGTCTCCCATTTGGACACGCGCTTTAAGGAGGCCGTGCGTCTTCGGTTCATGGAGCATATAGCCGCTCTGCGCACCGGCGGGAATGGGAGCGGACCATGA
- a CDS encoding O-antigen ligase family protein: MSLETVLILVVLGSMLVFLAQSVLHLGLVLNPAFLFGLCLYFDMIGFFYKKVMPGNALLILVAFPLLLVLIIVLQRPLRPLGMLDNGGLWLWAAFFGYCIVSFAWSPQQSGGLSKLLLLFAHGVLPGLYTYIFYKKYNTFSWSFAALFGLAYAIIHLTFGVYTAEYPGRLTLPGDNPIFNARISLLTVTICLWGRGIPLWLRLAAGGTALVSAIQTQSRGPLAFFILANLLILVWSVYRQIRANGSRARYLARGLKVSAVLFVIAGGVAFAMRGPLLEMIESSRFGVLIDKNQLEGDDNYLGRVGLQLEALQAFEEHPFFGLGLGGHTPPVTDEFPHNVLLEMASELGITGIALWSGAFLYTLYAARRQPVLLALLIQSLGCALVSGDFGYNFEYVFIAMVALAFKPKREYEGAAKYEEGSLSYHRA; this comes from the coding sequence ATGAGCCTGGAGACTGTTCTGATCCTTGTTGTTCTTGGCAGTATGCTGGTTTTTCTCGCGCAAAGCGTGCTGCACCTGGGCCTTGTTCTCAACCCGGCGTTTCTGTTTGGCCTGTGCCTGTATTTCGATATGATCGGTTTTTTCTATAAAAAAGTGATGCCCGGCAACGCGCTTCTCATCCTCGTAGCTTTTCCACTCCTCTTAGTGCTCATCATTGTACTGCAAAGGCCGCTGCGGCCGCTCGGCATGCTGGATAACGGGGGGTTATGGCTGTGGGCGGCCTTCTTCGGCTACTGCATCGTGTCATTTGCCTGGTCGCCCCAGCAGTCAGGCGGGCTGTCCAAGCTGCTGCTGCTGTTCGCGCACGGCGTCCTTCCCGGGCTCTATACCTACATCTTCTACAAGAAATACAACACCTTCTCCTGGTCCTTCGCGGCTCTGTTTGGTCTCGCTTATGCCATTATTCATCTGACGTTCGGCGTCTATACCGCCGAATATCCGGGGCGTTTGACACTGCCGGGGGATAATCCGATATTTAATGCCCGGATTTCGCTGCTGACGGTAACGATTTGCCTATGGGGCCGCGGGATTCCGCTTTGGCTGAGGCTCGCGGCAGGAGGGACGGCGCTGGTATCGGCGATTCAGACCCAGTCCCGCGGCCCGCTCGCCTTTTTCATCCTGGCTAACCTGCTGATCCTCGTCTGGAGCGTGTATCGTCAAATACGGGCGAATGGAAGCCGGGCTCGTTACCTTGCGAGAGGTTTGAAAGTGTCGGCGGTGCTGTTCGTCATAGCCGGGGGGGTGGCTTTTGCGATGAGAGGACCCCTGCTCGAGATGATTGAATCCAGCCGGTTTGGCGTGCTGATCGACAAGAACCAGCTCGAGGGCGACGACAACTACCTGGGCAGAGTGGGGCTGCAGCTTGAGGCGCTTCAGGCCTTTGAAGAGCATCCTTTCTTTGGCCTCGGGCTGGGCGGCCATACTCCGCCGGTAACGGACGAATTTCCGCACAACGTGCTGCTTGAAATGGCCAGCGAACTGGGCATTACGGGCATTGCCCTCTGGTCGGGGGCGTTTCTCTACACGCTTTATGCGGCGAGGCGGCAGCCCGTTCTGCTGGCGCTCCTGATCCAGTCGCTGGGCTGCGCGCTGGTCAGCGGAGACTTCGGCTATAACTTTGAGTACGTGTTTATTGCCATGGTCGCTTTGGCTTTCAAGCCGAAGCGGGAATACGAAGGAGCTGCGAAATATGAAGAAGGTTCTCTTTCTTATCACAGGGCTTGA
- a CDS encoding glycosyltransferase, which yields MKKVLFLITGLDYAGAEAQVVQLSRMFRGAGFVVQLISMIEPAAYLEELTAMGVGVLTLGMRKGVPDPRAVFRLRRLVRSFRPDVVHSHMVHANLLARVTRLFVRMPVLACTAHSIHEGGRIRTWLYRLTDRMCDVMTNVSQEAVNRYVTIKASPPDKIRLMPNGIDMERFCFSARARMQIRQKLGVEGRFVWLAVGRLAPEKDYQTMLGAFSEVCRSFPQTMLLIAGIGPEEAELKRYCETAGLGEQVRFLGLRTDIPELMHGADAYLMSSKWEGLPMVLLEAGASGLPIVATDAGGNREIVQHGVNGYLSTPSDPTALAGEMRKLLGLSSRRRAAMGRLSRERISRDYDIRAIARRWEVLYEQAERSRGRRGKLERRSGVPL from the coding sequence ATGAAGAAGGTTCTCTTTCTTATCACAGGGCTTGATTATGCCGGAGCCGAAGCGCAGGTTGTTCAGCTCAGCCGGATGTTTAGGGGAGCCGGCTTTGTCGTCCAGCTGATCAGCATGATCGAACCGGCTGCATATCTGGAAGAGCTGACAGCCATGGGCGTGGGGGTGCTGACGCTGGGCATGCGCAAGGGCGTGCCCGATCCGCGGGCGGTGTTCCGGCTCAGACGGCTGGTGCGCTCCTTCCGGCCGGATGTGGTGCACAGCCATATGGTCCATGCCAATCTGCTGGCCCGGGTGACACGGCTGTTCGTGCGGATGCCGGTGCTGGCCTGCACCGCGCACAGCATTCATGAAGGCGGCCGGATTCGGACCTGGCTGTACCGCTTGACGGACCGGATGTGCGACGTCATGACGAATGTCAGTCAGGAGGCGGTCAACCGCTATGTCACCATAAAGGCTTCTCCGCCGGATAAAATCCGTCTGATGCCAAACGGCATTGATATGGAGCGGTTTTGCTTCTCGGCAAGGGCCCGCATGCAGATCCGTCAGAAACTGGGGGTTGAAGGAAGGTTTGTATGGCTGGCTGTAGGTCGTCTAGCTCCGGAAAAAGATTACCAGACCATGCTGGGGGCCTTCTCCGAGGTCTGTAGGTCCTTCCCCCAAACGATGCTGCTGATTGCCGGAATTGGTCCTGAGGAGGCTGAGCTAAAGCGGTATTGCGAAACTGCAGGGTTAGGGGAACAGGTTCGGTTCCTGGGCCTGCGCACCGATATTCCGGAACTGATGCACGGGGCGGACGCCTATCTGATGTCCTCCAAGTGGGAAGGCCTGCCGATGGTACTGCTTGAGGCCGGAGCCAGCGGCCTTCCCATTGTGGCGACGGATGCTGGCGGCAACCGTGAGATCGTGCAGCATGGAGTCAACGGCTATTTGTCGACGCCTTCGGACCCGACTGCATTAGCTGGGGAAATGCGGAAGCTGCTGGGGTTGTCCTCCCGCAGGCGGGCGGCGATGGGGAGGCTCAGCCGCGAGAGGATCAGCAGGGATTACGATATTCGGGCAATCGCACGAAGATGGGAGGTGCTTTATGAGCAAGCTGAACGAAGCAGAGGCAGAAGAGGCAAGCTGGAGCGGCGTTCGGGAGTTCCCTTGTGA
- a CDS encoding glycosyltransferase family 4 protein — translation MSKLNEAEAEEASWSGVREFPCEGNSAASSPPPRKAAYVATVYSHLAAFHLPFMDDLRQDGFEVHAYAARDGRREEVEQAGFECRDLPFSRNPVNPGNFKAWLGMYRMLRQEGYEVVHVHTPNAGFITRLAALAAGTGNVFYTAHGFHFFRGAPLLNWLIYYPLERLAARWTDVLITINGEDFDRASRFRVRGRVVQLPGVGVEAPDKRGMDEAEKAALMQELQIPANAFILLCMAELNGNKNQAQLLQAVQRLRKNGIPVCCLIAGAGRCEERYRRLAEELDIQDSVRFLGFRKDGFKLMAASDVVVLLSRREGLPKVLLEALGNGKPAVVTDIRGCRDLVAEGFNGFRVAPGDVAGTVRALGMLYRNPDLLRRMGAAASFFYETYRLEKVRDLLKELYRSIEPGLKELNAGRDGR, via the coding sequence ATGAGCAAGCTGAACGAAGCAGAGGCAGAAGAGGCAAGCTGGAGCGGCGTTCGGGAGTTCCCTTGTGAGGGGAATTCGGCTGCTTCTTCTCCACCTCCGCGTAAAGCCGCTTACGTAGCCACGGTTTATTCGCATCTGGCCGCCTTTCATCTCCCGTTTATGGACGATTTACGGCAGGACGGCTTCGAGGTGCACGCCTATGCTGCCCGGGACGGACGGCGGGAGGAAGTGGAACAGGCGGGATTTGAATGCCGGGATCTCCCGTTCAGCCGGAATCCGGTGAATCCGGGCAATTTCAAGGCTTGGTTGGGCATGTACCGTATGTTAAGGCAGGAGGGATATGAGGTGGTGCATGTCCATACGCCCAATGCCGGGTTTATCACGCGGCTTGCCGCGCTTGCGGCGGGAACCGGGAATGTTTTTTATACGGCGCACGGCTTCCATTTCTTCCGGGGGGCTCCGCTACTCAATTGGCTGATTTATTATCCCCTTGAACGGCTTGCCGCGCGCTGGACCGATGTGTTGATTACGATCAACGGCGAAGATTTTGACAGGGCCTCCCGCTTCAGGGTCAGGGGCAGAGTTGTGCAGCTCCCGGGTGTAGGGGTGGAAGCGCCTGATAAACGGGGCATGGACGAGGCGGAGAAAGCAGCACTCATGCAGGAACTGCAGATACCCGCCAATGCCTTTATCCTGCTCTGTATGGCGGAGCTGAACGGCAACAAGAATCAGGCTCAGCTGCTCCAGGCGGTTCAGCGGCTCCGGAAGAACGGTATTCCCGTCTGCTGCCTGATTGCAGGGGCAGGGCGCTGCGAGGAACGTTACAGGAGGCTGGCAGAGGAATTGGACATTCAGGATTCCGTCCGGTTCCTAGGCTTTCGCAAGGACGGGTTTAAGCTGATGGCGGCTTCAGACGTGGTTGTACTGCTTTCTCGGCGGGAAGGATTGCCCAAGGTTCTGCTGGAGGCGCTGGGGAATGGCAAACCGGCCGTGGTCACGGACATCCGGGGCTGCCGGGATCTTGTCGCCGAGGGCTTTAATGGCTTCCGGGTTGCCCCGGGGGATGTCGCCGGTACGGTTCGGGCGCTCGGCATGCTGTATCGCAATCCGGATCTGCTGCGGCGAATGGGCGCAGCCGCCAGTTTTTTTTATGAAACCTACCGGCTGGAGAAGGTTCGGGATTTGCTGAAGGAGCTTTACCGGAGCATTGAGCCGGGTTTGAAGGAACTGAACGCCGGGAGGGACGGAAGATGA
- a CDS encoding sugar transferase, whose protein sequence is MKLFRQGWLKLAVLLLDVGGVYASYLLAYLLKFSGRIPADEWVSFLDYAPWLGLLTAVTYYFFNLYDFAGRRKPALLLYNLVLAHLLFVAELIAVNYWLKTFSLPRSVVATAFVAQVLVTFGLRLLLFYIQAKGSGRRKALVIVSGHSTDLLMLEKLRQTGAPWLEITRVITVPAVQADEAARLAGIDWQEAEVLMIGQGVPEGVRSEWIREAGERQMEVLLIPGFYELYLVKAEAQQIDDLLVYSIMPPHPTLPERLLKRGLDILCSSLLLIFTSPLLLAMLLLIPATSKGGALYVQERVGQLGKPFRLLKFRSMVDKAEQSTGPVLAGDRDHRITPLGRMLRATRIDELPQLFNVLAGQMSLVGPRPERAFFIEQFKEELPYYTYRLMVKPGLTGLAQVMAGYATTPADKLRYDLMYMKNYSLLLDLKILFQTLQVVLNREQARGVKQAAEDKKGQELAWAAAGEPSSQPPAAAE, encoded by the coding sequence ATGAAGCTGTTTCGACAAGGCTGGCTCAAGCTGGCGGTGTTGCTGCTGGATGTAGGCGGCGTGTATGCCAGTTATCTGCTGGCTTATCTGCTGAAGTTCTCCGGCCGGATTCCGGCGGATGAATGGGTCTCTTTTCTGGACTATGCGCCGTGGCTTGGTTTGTTGACCGCGGTTACCTACTATTTCTTCAACCTTTATGACTTTGCGGGCAGACGGAAGCCGGCTTTGCTTCTTTATAATCTGGTGCTTGCACACCTGCTGTTTGTGGCCGAATTAATTGCTGTGAATTATTGGCTGAAGACCTTCAGCTTGCCTCGATCGGTAGTTGCCACGGCTTTTGTAGCGCAAGTGCTGGTGACTTTCGGTCTGCGTCTTCTCTTGTTCTACATTCAAGCCAAAGGAAGCGGACGGAGAAAGGCCCTGGTCATCGTCAGTGGACATTCCACGGACCTGCTGATGCTGGAGAAATTGCGGCAGACAGGGGCTCCCTGGCTGGAGATTACCCGGGTTATTACCGTCCCGGCCGTGCAGGCCGACGAGGCTGCCCGGCTGGCAGGCATCGACTGGCAGGAGGCGGAGGTGCTGATGATAGGACAAGGCGTTCCGGAGGGGGTTCGGAGCGAGTGGATTCGGGAAGCGGGAGAACGGCAAATGGAGGTGCTGCTGATCCCGGGGTTCTATGAGCTGTATCTGGTCAAGGCCGAGGCCCAGCAGATCGACGATCTGCTCGTATATTCGATCATGCCCCCTCATCCCACGCTGCCGGAACGGCTGTTAAAAAGAGGGCTGGACATCCTCTGCTCGTCGCTGCTGTTGATCTTCACCTCCCCGCTGCTGTTGGCTATGCTGCTGCTCATTCCTGCCACCTCCAAAGGCGGGGCGCTTTATGTGCAGGAGCGGGTTGGACAGCTGGGCAAACCGTTCAGGCTGCTCAAATTCCGCAGTATGGTGGATAAGGCGGAGCAGTCCACCGGACCGGTGCTGGCGGGGGATAGGGATCACCGGATAACCCCGCTGGGCCGGATGCTTCGGGCAACGCGCATCGATGAACTCCCGCAGCTGTTTAATGTGCTGGCCGGGCAGATGAGCCTGGTTGGACCCCGGCCGGAGCGGGCTTTCTTCATTGAGCAGTTCAAAGAGGAACTTCCCTATTACACCTACCGCCTCATGGTCAAACCGGGACTGACCGGGCTGGCCCAGGTGATGGCCGGTTATGCGACTACGCCTGCGGATAAACTGAGGTATGACCTCATGTATATGAAGAATTATTCCTTGCTGCTGGACTTGAAAATTTTATTCCAGACGCTGCAGGTTGTGCTCAACCGGGAGCAGGCAAGGGGAGTGAAGCAGGCTGCGGAAGACAAGAAAGGGCAGGAGCTTGCCTGGGCAGCTGCCGGTGAACCTTCCTCCCAGCCGCCTGCGGCTGCAGAGTAG
- a CDS encoding LCP family protein, protein MRSRRRQPKPKRKLRTIALIAGCALLLLAGAGAAAMIRLSPEHHFRTGNIPVAAIPERDAGGEAAAAIESGSGTGSGNGNTENNVPPEGSAGLNGNGSSRNGQSGSGSREGDNSDVLATGPSAPVSSSGSSETRFNLLLLGIDARESEDSRTDVMMLAHVNLDRHQVNLISIPRDTRVNLKGVGYTKINHAHLVGELKGGSHAGTLASLQAASNLCGCTINYYMKTNFAGFVHFVDSIGGLDITLEEPVKLTYAHRTLPAGRQHLNGDLTLKLVQERHSLASGDINRQQNQALVLKTLLRTLLQPDNLVRIPGLLSQVKKDILDTNLSDSDIISLSLLAKDLQSEDIQYEQVPGRSGKAKDPLVGKELYYWIPDLEAWERLAKKLLED, encoded by the coding sequence ATGAGAAGCAGAAGGAGACAGCCCAAACCGAAACGCAAGCTCAGAACCATTGCGCTAATCGCCGGTTGTGCTTTGCTGCTGCTTGCAGGAGCCGGGGCAGCGGCGATGATCCGGTTGTCGCCGGAACATCATTTCCGCACGGGAAATATTCCGGTTGCAGCTATACCTGAAAGGGATGCTGGAGGAGAAGCGGCTGCGGCCATAGAGTCCGGCAGCGGCACTGGCAGCGGGAACGGAAACACTGAAAACAATGTGCCACCGGAAGGCTCGGCGGGTTTGAACGGGAATGGCAGCAGTCGAAATGGCCAAAGCGGCAGTGGGAGCCGGGAGGGGGATAACTCGGACGTATTAGCCACGGGCCCTTCAGCGCCCGTTTCGTCCAGCGGATCGTCCGAGACTAGGTTCAATCTGCTGCTGCTGGGCATTGATGCGCGTGAGTCGGAGGATTCCCGGACGGACGTTATGATGTTGGCCCATGTTAATCTGGACCGGCATCAGGTGAATCTGATCTCTATTCCCCGGGATACCCGGGTGAACCTGAAGGGCGTCGGTTATACCAAAATTAACCACGCCCACTTGGTAGGAGAGCTCAAAGGGGGGAGTCATGCCGGAACGTTAGCTTCGCTTCAGGCGGCAAGCAACCTGTGCGGGTGCACTATCAATTATTATATGAAAACCAATTTCGCCGGTTTTGTTCATTTTGTCGATTCGATAGGTGGTTTGGACATTACCCTGGAGGAACCGGTTAAATTGACTTACGCCCATCGTACCCTGCCGGCGGGCCGCCAGCATCTGAACGGGGACCTCACGCTGAAGCTGGTCCAGGAGCGGCATTCCCTGGCCTCTGGAGATATCAACCGCCAGCAGAATCAAGCGCTGGTCTTGAAGACTCTGCTCCGAACCCTGCTGCAGCCGGACAATCTGGTCCGGATTCCAGGCCTGCTCAGCCAGGTGAAGAAGGATATTCTGGATACGAATTTAAGCGACAGCGATATCATCAGCTTGTCCCTGCTGGCCAAAGACTTACAGAGTGAAGACATCCAATATGAGCAGGTTCCCGGGCGCAGCGGGAAAGCGAAGGACCCGCTGGTGGGGAAGGAACTCTATTACTGGATTCCGGACCTCGAGGCCTGGGAGCGTCTCGCCAAAAAGCTTTTGGAAGACTAG
- a CDS encoding NAD-dependent epimerase/dehydratase family protein, whose amino-acid sequence MKIVVTGGAGFIGLHTVELLLRQGHEVVVVDDLEQGTRTFSGPKVAFYPLDISSENLSAVFAAERPEAVIHLAAQVSVQRSLEFPSLDARHNIVGTVNLLKQCVDYNVAKLVFASSAAVYGNASELPISEGSPAEPLSFYGASKKIAEFYIQMFAERYGLNYVILRYANVYGIRQNSKGESSVVASFVKRILEGDRPWINGNGEQTRDFIYVKDVAAANAAALFQGEREILNVGSGRPVSVNELFRLIREICGQGGLEPEYRPFKPGDILDSLLDNRRALHVLGWEPAYSMLDGLKEMIQYERELRREIKMGF is encoded by the coding sequence ATGAAGATTGTTGTTACCGGAGGAGCCGGGTTTATCGGCCTGCATACGGTTGAACTGCTGTTAAGGCAAGGGCATGAGGTTGTTGTTGTGGATGATCTGGAGCAGGGTACGCGTACTTTCTCCGGCCCGAAAGTCGCCTTTTATCCGCTGGATATCAGTTCAGAGAATCTGTCCGCCGTGTTTGCCGCCGAAAGACCTGAAGCTGTTATTCATCTGGCCGCGCAGGTCAGCGTACAGCGTTCCCTTGAATTTCCTTCCCTTGATGCAAGGCACAATATCGTTGGCACCGTGAACCTGCTGAAGCAGTGCGTCGATTACAATGTAGCCAAGCTTGTGTTTGCATCCTCGGCCGCTGTTTACGGCAATGCGAGCGAGCTGCCGATTTCGGAGGGTTCGCCGGCCGAGCCGTTGTCTTTTTACGGGGCATCCAAGAAGATCGCAGAATTTTACATACAGATGTTTGCGGAAAGGTACGGATTGAATTATGTGATTTTGCGATATGCCAACGTGTACGGGATACGGCAGAACTCCAAAGGAGAGAGCAGCGTCGTCGCTTCCTTCGTGAAACGAATATTGGAGGGGGATCGGCCCTGGATCAATGGGAACGGAGAACAGACAAGGGATTTCATCTATGTCAAGGACGTGGCTGCCGCGAATGCGGCCGCTCTCTTCCAGGGCGAGAGGGAAATACTGAATGTCGGCAGCGGACGCCCGGTTTCTGTAAATGAGCTGTTCCGTCTGATCAGGGAGATTTGCGGCCAAGGGGGGCTGGAGCCGGAATACCGCCCTTTCAAGCCGGGAGATATTCTGGACAGTCTGCTGGACAACCGCCGAGCTTTGCATGTGTTGGGCTGGGAGCCTGCCTATTCGATGCTGGACGGGCTTAAAGAGATGATTCAATACGAAAGGGAACTTCGCAGAGAGATAAAGATGGGATTTTAA